The DNA segment GCTTGCGCAACGTGATTGACGGCGAAGCGGAATTGCTCAGCGGCTTTGAATTCAACATCAGGGGCAAACTGGACGGCAGTTTGTTTGCTCCTTTTGTGGGCACTATCGACCGCATCACTGGCAACATTTCGGTTGACATCGATTCGTTTGTTCCCCAAAATATGCTTGCTGCCCCAATTGGCACTACGCATTACAAAATTATTTCGGGAGGTGTCGAGGTGGATTTTGAAGCCGGGACTTTTGTGGAAGCCCACAGCGAAAGCGACATTCTTCCTTGGGATGGCTTGGCCACCGTTGCCATCAGCCAAGTAAATGCCGTCACTCCCAACAGCAGCAAACCCCTGTTTTTGGCGTTGGGTGTCGAGTTTTACCAAGAAGTCAACGGCCAGATGTATCCTTTGAAGAATGGGACTTATAATCCTTTGGCCTTGGTTAAGGTGGATGGAGGAGCGTAGGACGAGGTACGAGGTATGAAGTACGAGGTACGAGGTACGAAGTACGAGGTACGAAGTACGAAGTACGAGGTACGAAGTACGAAGTACGAGGTACGAAGTACGAGGTACGAAGTACGAGGTACGAAGTACGAGGTACGAAGTACGAGGTACGAAGTACGAGGTACGAAGTACGAGGTACGAAGTACGAGGTACGAAGTACGAGGTACGAAGTACGAGGTACGAAGTACGAGGTACGAAGTACGAGGTACGAAGTACGAGGTACGAAGTACGAGGTACGAAGTACGAGGTACGAAGTACGAGGTACGAAGTACGAGGTACGAAGTACGAGGTACGAAGTACGAGGTACGAAGTACGAGGTACGAAGTACGAGGTACGAAGTACGAGGTACGAAGTACGAGGTACGAAGTACGAGGTACGAAGTACGAGGTACGAAGTACGAGGTACGAAGTACGAGGTACGAAGTACGAGGTACGAAGTACGAGGTACGAAGTACGAGGTACGAAGTATTAAGTATTAAGTATTAAGTATTAAGACGGGAGATGGAAGATGGAAGACGGGAGATGGGAGATGGAAGTCTGAAGTTGGAAGTCTGAAGTTGGACGTCTTTGAGCTTATGGAACTGCTGTTGATTAGAACTTACTTCCCTGACGGGACTAATGGAATTCTTGAATGCGGGGGGCAATTTGTTTGTCACAGCATTGAGCTACCTTGGATGGGCAACCGCAACAGGATTTCCTGCATTCCGGAAGGGAAGTATTTTTTGAAAAAGCGCTACAGCCTGAAATTTCAATGGCATCTGGAAGTTGTTGGTGTAGCGGAAAGAAAATTGATTTTGTTTCATCCCGCCAATAATGCCCTGAAAGAGTTGAAAGGCTGCATCGCCCCGGTAAGTACACTTTCCAGCCCCGGATTGGGGTTGCAATCCAGAAAGGCATTCAACCGACTTAAAGCGTTGGTTTATGCGGCTTTGGAACGCCAAGAAAGTGTCGTGTTGATTGTAAGCTCCCGCTAGAGGGGGATTTAGTTGGCAGTGGTCAGTTTTCAGTGGTCAGTGATCAGTGGTCAGTGGTCAGTTGGCAGTTGGCAGTTATCTGTTTTCAGTTGGCTAAAGCCTCGTTTTTAGGAGTTAAAAAAGCATTGCATATAACCATTTAAAAAAATTTAATAATTATGAAAATAATAGATCGATTCAAAGCCCCCACTCCCCGATTTTTTCGGGTTTTGAGAAACATTGGTTTGGGGTTGTTGTCCCTTAGCGGCACTATATTGGCGGCACCGCTGGTTTTGCCCGCAGCGGTGGTCTCGGTGGCCGGTTATGTGGCGGTTGCGGGCGGGGTTCTTTCGGCCGTGAGCCAAATGACCGTTGACGAGGAGGCCGTCACCCCTACTGGGCAAGACTTGCCCGAGTCCCCTACAGGAAGCGATGGAGCCTAATTTGTCGCTCCGCATGGGCACCACCTCGGGTACCCTGTTGAGCATCGCCCCGCAACTTCTTTCGGAGGATATCGCCAGAACCATTCTCTTGGCGGCGGTGGGTGCCACTGCCAGTTTCGTGGTTTCCTTCTTCTTGAAGTGGCTGTGCAAACGGAGAAAATAAGGTGGTTAGGAAGCCGGATCGGGAGATCCGGTTTTTTTTGTTTGTGGTTTAGGGTTATCAGTTATGGGTTATCTGTTATGGGGTGTGGTTTGTGGTCGTAGATCGTTAGAAAGTCTCTCGACTGCGCTCGAGATGACAATAGGGATACCCCCTTAGACAAGCTACCAATGACGCATTGTGTTAAGTTCAATAGTAACCACCCCACCCTTCGGGCACCCCTCCAAAGGAGGGGAATTATAGTCGATAAAGAGTTATTTATATTGCTTTTTTTAGAAAAAAATTCTACCTCAGGGTGACACGGATGCAACTGATTATCGCGGATTTTTTATTTGTGCGTTTGGGGTTGTAGATCGTTAAAAGGTCTCTCAACTGTACTTCGACTTCGCTCAGCATGAACTTCTCGAGATGACAGTAGGGATACCTCCTTCGACAGGCTACCAATGACGCATTGTGTTAAAGTTCAATAGTAACCACCCCACCCTTCGGGCACCTCCCGAAATAAAATCGGGACAAGCTCTCCAAAGGAGGGGAATTGTTGTCGATAAAGAGTTATTTATATTGCTTTTTTTAGAAAAAAATTCTACCTCAGGGTCACACGGATGCAACTGATTATCGCGGATTTTTTATTTGTGTGTTTGGGGTTGTAGATCGTTAAAAAGTCTCTCGACTGTACTTCGACTTCGCTCAGCATAAACTTCTCGAGATGACAATAGGGATACCTCCTTCGACAGGCTACCAATGATGCATTGTGTTAAAGTTCAATAGTAACCACCCCACCCTTCGGGCACCCCTCCAAAGGAGGGGAAGTGTTGTCCCTAAAGCTTTATTTATGCTGTTTTTGATTCAACAAAAGTAGCTAAGTCCCTTTTTGACGACGTTTTTTTCATTTTTGGCGGTCGTAAGTTGACTATTTATTGGTTGTGTCAAAACACCTCTATTTTCCTATTTTTTTTTAAGAAGTGGCGGAGTTATTGACTTGATTTCAAAGCACTATTTGTTAACCTGTTCAAAAAATGGACATCTTGATTTGTATTCCTTTACTTACTATATTTAGCTCTGTTTAATTCACCAAAATATGGCACAAGCACACCACTTCCCTTACTTAATCAAGTATTCCCACATCCCCGTTCAATCCCTTATTCCATCCGCTTGTCGTTACTTCGGCAGCGGTGTGTGGAAAGTTCCCTCCTGCCCCCTGCTAATCGCTTTCTCTCCTTAGGCCATTCCAATTCCCTTTTCCAAAAACAAGCCCCTTTCATTATCAACATTAACAATACCAAAAAAAAATCATGAATTACATTAAACACCTTAGCGGTTTTTTCGATAGAGCTGCTACCGACCTAGAACTGAATCCTACTCATATCAGCCTTTACATGGCCATTTTTCAATTATGGAACCAAAACCGTTTTAAAAATCCGATTTCCATTTCGAGAGACTCACTGATGTCCCTCAGCAAAATTGGTTCCAATGCCACCTACCACAAGTGCATCAAGGGATTGAACGAACGGCATTACGTGAACTACATGCCGTCCTACAACCAAGTCAAGGGCAGTACCCTGGAAGTCATTTCACTGGAATCGTACCGAAACCCGCTTACCCAAAAGGGACTCCCTAAACACAAGAGCTGTTCTTCCATTAAACAGCCCATTGAACAAGCCGCTAAACAAGAACTGAACTGCTCCCGTACTGGCACTGAACTTCTACCTTATATAAACAATACAAACCTTATAAACATCGCAAACGGATCCGCTCCAAAAAATGAAGAAGACCAAGATTTGTTTTTTTCAAGAAATGGATCGGCAAGCTCCCAAGAGTTTCCTGAAAAAATGGAGGACTCCAGCGCCGAAACCGTGCCGCCGCTTTGGGAGGCTGTCCTGCTATTTTTTGAATCGAATCATTTTCCCGCAGTGGAAGCGCAAAAATTTTACAATTATTTTGAAAGCATTGGTTGGCTTGTGGGCGGTAAAAGCCCGATGAAAGACTGGCAAGCCGCCGCCCGCAACTGGATGCTGAAAGCCGTCCAATTTGCACCTTCAAGCCAAAGTCCCCAAGCCCAACATTTGCACACTCCCAATTCGAAAAATTATGACGAAGCTTTGTAAACAAGTCTCCGACACCTACGAAATCATAGACGGCCGCAAACTCCATGATTTTGACCGATGCCTTGCTTATCTTGACTATCAGGGCAAAGCGCATTATGGTCCCACTTTTAGAATCAACTCCCTAGACCTGCCCGTTATCTACCGATTGGTTGTCTATATGCTGCGGGACGAAAAGGCTGCCTTGGCCGCGAAGCTCGATTTGAACAAAGGTTTGCTGGTGACCGGTCCCATCGGCTGCGGGAAGACCTCGCTGATGCATTTGGTCAAGGCCTTTGCTCCTCCGCCGGCTTTTTACAAAATCAAGACTTGCCGGGAGATTTCGTTGGAGTTTGCCAAGTACGGTTACGAGCCCTTGAGTCGTTACACGCAAAAACAAGCGCAACAAAGCCGGTTGCCGGG comes from the Flavobacterium limnophilum genome and includes:
- a CDS encoding DUF5675 family protein encodes the protein MELLLIRTYFPDGTNGILECGGQFVCHSIELPWMGNRNRISCIPEGKYFLKKRYSLKFQWHLEVVGVAERKLILFHPANNALKELKGCIAPVSTLSSPGLGLQSRKAFNRLKALVYAALERQESVVLIVSSR
- a CDS encoding transcriptional regulator, which gives rise to MNYIKHLSGFFDRAATDLELNPTHISLYMAIFQLWNQNRFKNPISISRDSLMSLSKIGSNATYHKCIKGLNERHYVNYMPSYNQVKGSTLEVISLESYRNPLTQKGLPKHKSCSSIKQPIEQAAKQELNCSRTGTELLPYINNTNLINIANGSAPKNEEDQDLFFSRNGSASSQEFPEKMEDSSAETVPPLWEAVLLFFESNHFPAVEAQKFYNYFESIGWLVGGKSPMKDWQAAARNWMLKAVQFAPSSQSPQAQHLHTPNSKNYDEAL
- a CDS encoding ATPase, coding for MTKLCKQVSDTYEIIDGRKLHDFDRCLAYLDYQGKAHYGPTFRINSLDLPVIYRLVVYMLRDEKAALAAKLDLNKGLLVTGPIGCGKTSLMHLVKAFAPPPAFYKIKTCREISLEFAKYGYEPLSRYTQKQAQQSRLPGYCFDDLGAEHQIKHYGNECNVMAEVLLSRYEQFVENQTVTHLTTNLSASEIELFYGNRLRSRMRQMFNLISFDKNSHDKR